The following are encoded in a window of Polyodon spathula isolate WHYD16114869_AA chromosome 48, ASM1765450v1, whole genome shotgun sequence genomic DNA:
- the LOC121306575 gene encoding P2R1A-PPP2R2A-interacting phosphatase regulator 1-like isoform X1 has product MERMEVDQCAGAAAGSGGALRRSNSAPMITGVSDSAAVFHAGGSARYRRSSVSVNLSCPGLALPLSPFRLASGRLEPHKQEESMEMNSRDTLPRNSSQQSQHAVGHWDEGFSLPIHAVDSGVTPNSSPSSTRRFARGSVSPSVRSPPPGSLKRKGGVDLDAPPKKLFVAGVPGRGRSDSSLLAAGCSLSVFPAGCVGAGVPVCTPPQDPPPLSLAVSLPVPPSPLCFPQAFTTPPGI; this is encoded by the exons ATGGAGCGGATGGAGGTGGATCAGTGCGCAGGCGCAGCTGCGGGAAGCGGAGGGGCTCTGCGGCGGTCCAACAGCGCCCCCATGATCACGGGTGTCAG TGACAGCGCGGCGGTGTTCCACGCGGGGGGGTCCGCGCGCTATCGGAGGAGCAGTGTGTCCGTCAATCTCAGCTGCCCGGGACTG gccctccccctctctccattCCGATTGGCCAGCGGTCGGTTGGAGCCTCACAAGCAG GAGGAAAGCATGGAGATGAACTCCAGAGACACACTGCCGAGGAACAG CTCCCAGCAATCCCAGCACGCAGTCGGGCACTGGGATGAAGGATTCTCACTG CCAATCCATGCTGTTGACAGCGGGGTCACGCCAAACTCGTCCCCCAGTTCAACAAGGAGGTTTGCAAG GGGGAGTGTGAGCCCCAGTGTGCGCTCCCCACCCCCGGGATCCCTCAAGAGAAAAG GTGGTGTGGATCTCGATGCCCCCCCTAAGAAGCTGTTTGTGGCGGGGGTGCCAGGGCGGGGGCGCTCGGACTCCTCTCTCCTCGCTGCAGGCTGCTCTCTCAG CGTGTTCCCTGCTGGGTGCGTTGGAGCTGGGGTCCCAGTCTGCACCCCGCCCCAGGACCCCCCTCCTCTGTCCCTTGCAGTCTCCCTGCCAGTCCCCCCCTCTCCACTCTGCTTCCCTCAAGCCTTCACCACACCCCCTGGCATCTAA
- the LOC121306459 gene encoding LOW QUALITY PROTEIN: P2Y purinoceptor 3-like (The sequence of the model RefSeq protein was modified relative to this genomic sequence to represent the inferred CDS: substituted 1 base at 1 genomic stop codon) produces MKGGEACDPREERRPPQAGIPGPTNPLTVPSMAAGSRNPTVLPSSCPXSYKYIFLPLCYSVTFLLSLVLNSIILHRSFCGAGHRGGGRAKRWTPSLTYMVNLAATDLMYGLSLPFLIASYTMRDRWVFGDPVCRLVRFLFYFNLYCSLAFLACISLHRYLGVCHPLRSLASGGPRRAVKGVCLLVWAVVFALTSPIFRFARTGKSRDGNTVCWDDAPDWELQEYVPYGITLHVLLFCLPFGVIGWCYSRVARTIFRSLGEEGGGGDGGLPSSSSSSSPPPPPSHSFLSLRRRRKSLRRVVTITLLLALCFLPFHVTRTVFLLLKGSAWGADCRTVTLVSICYKLTRPLASFNAWLNALLYFLTKGRSVGARGEGGARGEGRARGEGGARRLEVLQQQQDLERKSKPPSDSGFKTSH; encoded by the coding sequence ATGAAAGGAGGCGAAGCTTGTGACCCGAGAGAGGAAAGAAGACCTCCACAGGCCGGGATCCCTGGCCCCACTAACCCTCTCACTGTCCCATCCATGGCTGCAGGGAGTAGGAATCCTACAGTACTACCATCTTCATGCCCTTAATCCTACAAATACATCTTCCTGCCCTTGTGCTACTCCGTTACTTTCCTGCTCAGCCTGGTCCTGAACTCCATCATCCTGCATCGCTCCTTCTGCGGGGCTGGGCACCGTGGCGGGGGCAGAGCCAAGCGCTGGACCCCCTCCCTCACCTACATGGTCAACCTGGCTGCCACCGACCTCATGTATGGCCTCTCGCTGCCCTTCCTGATCGCCAGCTACACCATGCGGGACCGCTGGGTTTTTGGGGACCCCGTGTGCCGGCTGGTGCGATTCCTCTTCTACTTCAACCTCTACTGCAGCCTGGCCTTCCTGGCCTGCATCTCCCTGCACCGCTACCTGGGCGTCTGCCACCCCTTGCGCTCCCTGGCCAGCGGGGGGCCCCGGCGGGCTGTGAAGGGGGTCTGCCTGCTGGTGTGGGCCGTGGTGTTCGCTCTCACCAGTCCCATTTTCCGCTTCGCCCGCACCGGGAAGAGCCGAGACGGGAACACGGTGTGCTGGGACGACGCACCGGACTGGGAGCTGCAGGAATACGTTCCTTACGGGATCACCCTCCACGTGCTGCTCTTCTGCCTGCCCTTTGGTGTCATCGGGTGGTGTTACTCTAGAGTGGCTCGGACCATCTTCCGaagcctgggggaggaggggggaggtggAGACGGGGggctcccctcctcctcctcctcctcctctcccccgcCCCCTCCCTCGCACTCCTTCCTCAGCCTCCGACGGCGACGCAAGTCGCTCCGCAGAGTGGTGACCATCACGCTGCTGCTGGCGCTCTGCTTCCTGCCCTTCCACGTCACGCGCACCGTCTTCCTGCTGCTCAAGGGCTCGGCCTGGGGGGCCGACTGTCGCACCGTCACGCTCGTCTCCATCTGCTACAAGCTGACCAGGCCGCTCGCCTCCTTCAACGCCTGGCTCAACGCCCTGCTCTACTTCCTCACCAAGGGGAGGAGTGTCGGGGCCAGGGGAGAGGGCGGGGCCAGGGGAGAGGGCAGGGCCAGGGGAGAGGGCGGGGCCAGGAGGCTGGAggtgcttcagcagcagcaggaccTGGAGAGGAAGAGCAAGCCCCCTTCGGACAGTGGCTTCAAAACCTCGCACTGA
- the LOC121306575 gene encoding PABIR family member 2-like isoform X2, giving the protein MERMEVDQCAGAAAGSGGALRRSNSAPMITGVSDSAAVFHAGGSARYRRSSVSVNLSCPGLEESMEMNSRDTLPRNSSQQSQHAVGHWDEGFSLPIHAVDSGVTPNSSPSSTRRFARGSVSPSVRSPPPGSLKRKGGVDLDAPPKKLFVAGVPGRGRSDSSLLAAGCSLSVFPAGCVGAGVPVCTPPQDPPPLSLAVSLPVPPSPLCFPQAFTTPPGI; this is encoded by the exons ATGGAGCGGATGGAGGTGGATCAGTGCGCAGGCGCAGCTGCGGGAAGCGGAGGGGCTCTGCGGCGGTCCAACAGCGCCCCCATGATCACGGGTGTCAG TGACAGCGCGGCGGTGTTCCACGCGGGGGGGTCCGCGCGCTATCGGAGGAGCAGTGTGTCCGTCAATCTCAGCTGCCCGGGACTG GAGGAAAGCATGGAGATGAACTCCAGAGACACACTGCCGAGGAACAG CTCCCAGCAATCCCAGCACGCAGTCGGGCACTGGGATGAAGGATTCTCACTG CCAATCCATGCTGTTGACAGCGGGGTCACGCCAAACTCGTCCCCCAGTTCAACAAGGAGGTTTGCAAG GGGGAGTGTGAGCCCCAGTGTGCGCTCCCCACCCCCGGGATCCCTCAAGAGAAAAG GTGGTGTGGATCTCGATGCCCCCCCTAAGAAGCTGTTTGTGGCGGGGGTGCCAGGGCGGGGGCGCTCGGACTCCTCTCTCCTCGCTGCAGGCTGCTCTCTCAG CGTGTTCCCTGCTGGGTGCGTTGGAGCTGGGGTCCCAGTCTGCACCCCGCCCCAGGACCCCCCTCCTCTGTCCCTTGCAGTCTCCCTGCCAGTCCCCCCCTCTCCACTCTGCTTCCCTCAAGCCTTCACCACACCCCCTGGCATCTAA
- the LOC121306586 gene encoding cilia- and flagella-associated protein 251-like, whose amino-acid sequence MEGDKEGKEREGEEKECDEAELSSDRAVSRTASSHSPLGSSLEDVSSPIMHWEALGRHIEELERQEEQRERERGRRREEREGEERERGKRGPQPGELRREPARLSHRQSVKARWEEEEEEGGDEEITKHVSELTSRLQSRMNLQLCFINNSESEEEEEEEKERGRKV is encoded by the exons ATGGAGGGAGATAAAGaggggaaggagagagagggggaggagaaggAGTGTGATgaagctgagctgagctctgaTCGGGCAGTATCCAGGACAGCCTCCTCCCACTCCCCCCTGGGGTCCTCGCTGGAGGATGTTTCCAGTCCCATCATGCACTGGGAGGCACTGGGGCGCCACATTGAAGAGCTGGAGAGACaagaggagcagagagagagagagagaggaaggagaagagaggagagagaaggggaggagagagagcggGGGAAGAGAGGACCACAGCCTGGAGAGTTAAGAAGGGAG CCCGCCAGATTGTCACACCGACAAAGTGTGAAAGCAcggtgggaggaggaggaggaggagggaggagatgAAGAGATCACCAAGCATGTGAGCGAACTCACCTCCCG gctccAGAGTCGCATGAATTTGCAGCTTTGCTTCATCAACAACAGTgagagtgaggaggaggaggaggaggagaaggagagagggaggaaggtATGA